One Zymoseptoria tritici IPO323 chromosome 3, whole genome shotgun sequence genomic region harbors:
- the CYP-54 gene encoding putative P450 monooxygenase (P450 with unknown function. Comparison with characterized p450s did not yield highly significant matches), producing the protein MVHTLLFAAFALFALIVARAARRHAALSHFGGHWSVGWSRLWLLRTQGSGQMNLRFTKINQQFGSTARIAPNMLITSDPDLMRRMNAVRSPFTRGPWYAALKLHPDRDNITSYTDERKHADIRSRMAPGYAGRENPHLEQDVDDALIKMHSLIAEKYLNRPENDQFRILDLARICTFFTLDVISKIAFGEPFGYLENDEDPYGYLANLAQLLPALIVFGVYSEFANLMKIPLLKASLPKSTDKRGLGRVMGFAAARVRERFGTKPIVRRDMLGAFINKGLTQGELESETLTQIIAGSDSTASSLRLTLHFITTSPPILERLLAEANAGIEAGRISRPVIKDQEARGLPYLQACIKEGLRMYPPVTGLLAKRVPDEGVHIDVDGVEKYIPGGVQIGWNSWAMMRREEIFGKDVEMYRPERWLLRQGGGAAEVARAKRMTETVELCFGYGRFGCLGRGVATMELNKAVLEVSRIVAPPDLFAD; encoded by the exons ATGGTTCACACTCTACTCTTTGCGGCATTTGCACTTTTCGCTCTCATCGTTGCACGGGCGGCCCGCCGACATGCCGCCCTCTCGCACTTTGGCGGTCATTGGTCGGTTGGATGGTCGCGTCTATGGTTGCTCAGGACCCAGGGCAGTGGACAGATGAATCTGCGCTTCACAAAGATCAATCAACAATTCG GATCCACCGCCCGGATAGCACCGAACATGCTCATCACATCCGACCCGGACCTCATGCGCCGGATGAATGCCGTTCGATCTCCATTCACCCGCGGTCCATGGTATGCTGCTCTCAAACTCCACCCAGACCGAGACAACATCACCTCCTACACCGACGAGCGCAAACATGCCGACATTCGCAGCCGCATGGCACCGGGCTATGCAGGCAGGGAAAATCCTCATCTCGAACAGGACGTTGACGATGCCCTGATCAAGATGCATTCTCTGATCGCAGAGAAATATCTCAACAGACCCGAAAACGATCAGTTCCGCATCCTCGATCTCGCTCGTATTTGCACCTTCTTCACACTCGACGTAATCTCCAAGATCGCATTCGGTGAGCCCTTTGGCTACCTAGAGAACGACGAAGATCCTTACGGCTACCTGGCCAATCTTGCTCAGCTGCTCCCAGCgctcatcgtcttcggcgtCTACAGTGAATTTGCCAATCTGATGAAGATCCCACTCCTCAAGGCATCTCTTCCCAAGTCGACTGACAAACGCGGTCTCGGTCGTGTGATGGGTTTCGCAGCAGCTCGTGTACGGGAACGATTCGGCACCAAACCCATCGTTCGTCGGGACATGCTGGGTGCTTTCATCAACAAAGGTCTCACGCAAGGCGAACTTGAATCCGAGACTCTCACTCAAATCATCGCGGGATCGGATTCGACCGCTTCCTCACTTCGACTTACCCTGCACTTCATCACGACCTCGCCTCCAATCCTTGAGCGTCTTCTCGCTGAAGCCAATGCCGGCATTGAAGCCGGCCGCATATCTCGCCCTGTGATCAAAGACCAAGAAGCTCGCGGACTACCGTATCTTCAAGCCTGTATCAAGGAAGGTCTCCGCATGTATCCACCAGTGACTGGTCTGCTTGCCAAGCGTGTCCCGGACGAAGGCGTGCACATCGATGTGGACGGCGTGGAGAAGTACATTCCGGGAGGGGTACAGATTGGTTGGAACAGCTGGGCAATGATGCGAAGAGAGGAGATTTTCGGGAAAGACGTTGAGATGTACCGTCCAGAACGTTGGCTGTTGCGACAAGGCGGAGGCGCGGCGGAGGTCGCACGAGCCAAGCGCATGACGGAGACGGTTGAGTTGTGCTTCGGCTATGGACGATTCGGATGTCTTGGACGAGGTGTTGCGACGATGGAGCTGAACAAGGCCGTGCTCGAGGTGAGTCGTATCGTCGCTCCGCCAGATTTGTTTGCCGACTAA